gtgcccttctactgcaaaacctacgtattagggacaataccggagctattcctggataaaaaaataaacctagggaccacagggggattaagatctgaaaaacccccagggaccagagacacatgcaggccttcaccccaagagacaatattaattcaaacaacataaccagtaactgctccatacccagacaaaataattggaacaaaaatatgattacaacagggtttttttccactctctcgagccccacgttgggcgccaaaatatttgtcctagtttagggcaaatttggggaaaaccccctgaaaggagcccccaggaaacccccacggcccctccccacccacctggttcagggaaaaatttcctctgagagggaagtggaaaagaacctgtttattcaacaacaaagcactccccaacaccacaacaattaacacaagatgacaacaagactctttcacccctctgaagagctgaacaaatccagaaggtctttcctgggagtggtcgcccgggtctggacgctggggatggctgctgcagatcaccaaatgcaggctcctggtgttccttggtgtttcccagatcccagtccagagcaggttgaatgatgttcagaaagaggaaagggaaaaaaaacaacagtccagggaaagaattggactgcttaacctaactaggaagcaaagcaagaaagcaagaaagcaggcaaagcaagcaagccaagcaagcaagcaagcaaagcaagcaagccaagcaagcaagcaaaagcaaagccagccagccagccctagccttttctagctttccagcagacatggggggaggtgaaccagatgataacacagcaaaacaaaccttcactttcagagtcagttctgaaagcacagaacataatatcaaacgtaaacagaacacacgattggagatacaaacaccataacagtcaccctaggacaagaGCTAAGGCTCTGGGGAAAGGTGCTGGACACTTTTTCAGTGCCACAGGGCTGTGCCATGTCCTGCCTGGCCACAGGGAAGGCAGAACCCCCCAGTTCTGCTGGTTTCTGCCAGGTTTggagccccaggctggcagcagtgttCAGCAGGAGGGCGTTTGGCCCTTGCATTTGGAATTGGGGTAGTTGTCGTAGGATTTGCGGTAGGAGCTGGCTGCCCTCTGGAAGCACTCCACCGCCTTCTTGTCGCAGGCACAGGTCTGTTTTTGGCACGAGTTCCCATTTCCTGGAAGAAAATTGGGGGGGATGGAGGCAGTGAAGGGTCAGGGGGTGTTTTTTGAGCATCCCCGCAGCATGTGCAGCCCCTCTGTTGAGTTTGGGGTGTCTCGGGTGGTCTCGTGTCCAGGGtgtggagctcctggagctttCTCTCTGATGTGTCTGGGGGGGTTTGCCTGGCATGTGCTTTGCTGTGCTCTGTGGAACAATGAGTTCGCTCTGGGGGAGtcagggcagctgtgccaggtcCCCATCCAGGATGGGAGGATCATCTCAAACCCTTGGTGTTTGGCTCTTGCCCCTCCTCAGGGAAGTCTCCAAGCTCTAAACTTCACCATACTCCAGCAAATTCTTATTTGCCTGATTCCTGACATTTTCCCCTCTATTTCCACCCACTTTGCTGTGTGTGATTTCCAGGCCAGGATGATCTAAAGGGATGTTGGAAGTGAAGCTCCCTGAGTGTGGGTGGCTGTgcctccctgctcacagctctgccccggccccgctctcACCGCAGgttatttgctttccttttaagGTGTATTTGTAGGTGGCCGTTTTGGGGCTGCAGCCGGATGCGACCAACTTCTTGTAGCAGCAGTCATGGGCGTGGCAGCACCTGGGGGCATCAGAGCCGAGGTGAGGGCAGGGGACAGCGGTAAAACATCACCCACGAGcatctttgctgctgctgagcccctTCTACAGAGGCTTTAAGGATGAGCAACAATTTTCTCATTGCTATTTCCacctcaggagcagcaggaagattGCACTTGCTGTACCCGGGGAGGTGAggagggctgggggctctgccctgccccgggTACCTGTCGGTGGCATCCAGGGGCTGTTTGGACCCGCCCCAGCCGCAGTAGCAGCCGTAGCGGTTGTAAGCCAGCGGCGATTTCCCGGTCTTCTGCTTAATCAGCACTGCAAACTGGGCCAAGTTGCAGCTGGCAAGGGCCAGTCCTAGGACTGGAGAAGGAGGGTTAAGAGCACCAGGAACAGCAACATTCCATCCCACAGCAAAAATGGGCATTTCACCATCCCCAcctggctgtgggcagggtcTGGGGGCTTCCCCAGGGTGGGAGCTGGTGGGGGGTACTCACAGAAGAGGAGCAGCGAGAGGAGCTTCATCCTGGCAGTGGCAGCTCCAGGGTTTGGTGAGCCCAAGGTGCTGCTGGTCACACCTTTTATGGCCGTGCACCCTCAGCAGGGCCCCTCCTCTGGAGAGCCCAAAGTGGGCAAATATTGACAATCCTCACCATCCTgatcctgctgctgtgcaggtaTCCCGGCGCTGCTGGAGGCTGTGGGATGCCTTATATGGTGGAGGTCTTGGCAGGAGGTTTTGAATGTGTGGAGCAGCCTGGGTTTGAGTCTGTGCATAGCTCTGGGTGTCTCAGCATTCCCAGTGCTTCCCTGAGTAAAATGAGAGAACTTGAGGGAGAGCAGGAACCatgtgtccttgcccatggcaagggtggAATTAGATTGTCTGAGGAGTCTGTGATTCCGTGATCCACTTTCTTCCTGGATGACAGTTTTTTTGATGCCTTGGCTAGAAAACACCATTCTGTGTCTTACTGTTTCCATCCTTGCCTGGGCAGGGAAAAATGCAGCCAGTGCCAAGTATCCTGCCCTTCCAACTTAGCAGAGTGGATGAGATGGAGCTTTGGGAGTGGAGGAAGATCCCATGGTCTCCAGAATGGCTGTGGCTGGAGATAGAGCTGAGCAGAGGTCATGTTTGGTGGTTTTCTTGGTAGTGGTGCTTTCTCAGTGCCCAAATGTCCCCTGCATGTGGGGGCTCTCCATCCCTCTCCCCATGTGTGCTGGGCACTGTGTTTTGTTCTCAAATACCTCATGGCACGAGGTGTGTGGTTCACTTTTATTTAGAAGCAAAATAAGGCAAGtggcagggaagaaaaaatgcaaGTGATGTGTGATGGGGGCGTTGGGGGGGGAAGAGGCTGCTTGTGTCATTTGCTCAGGGAGAATCTCTGATTAAATTGGTGGTACTGACCAATCAGCAGATATCTTCTGGCAGAGATTGCAcctgctttgtgctgctttttgggGAACCACAGCATGGCaagcactggggcaggggaggAAATCCCCCGAGGCTGctagggaaactgaggcagggaacAAGGATGCAACTTGTGTGGGAAGCGGAGAGACGCTGAGAGAAGGGAACTCAGCTCAGCAAAatctcttccccctccctctggCATGGGCACTTTACCTCATCAGCTCTCTGGACTAATTTAAGTTACCCCTTGGGGTGGTGTTGAGTTAATTGGCTAAACCAGGATTTGCCATAATTCAGGATTTTCCAAGTCCACAATCAGTTTTATCACAGGGGAATAAGGGATATTCTTGTCCATCAAACTGGCTGAGCTCCACTGGAAGCTTCTCCACCCCAGCCCCTCTACCTGTGGCAGGTTTGCAGGATCCCGTCTCCAAATGGGAAATAAACCCTCCCCAAGCCAGATGcctcctgggaagctgtggattTTGATTCATAGTATGAAAACCACAACTCTTGCAGTCCAGTTTATTGCAATGCTCTGAGGGGGTGCAGCATCTGAGCCAAAACATCAACATTTGGAGGATTTGTATGAATGGATTTGTACAGCCGGATGTCCAAGCAGGAAAATTCATGAGTGGTTAAAATTCACCCAGAATTTACAAAGGGAGCGTGTGATTCAGTTTATCCCAGCCTGCAATCTGTCTGGGATATCCATCCTCTCGGTGAGGATTTGATCCTTGATTTATGCCCTGCAATTATCAGCTGCTGGGTGAAGGGCTCCTCCCTCATCTCCCCCAGGGTTCCACAGCAGTGATTCCCTGTGTGACAGTTGGCAGAAGCATGGCTGATTTCAGGGCTATTTCTTGGTGCCATTGATTTTAGCTATGGGGCAATCCAGGgtgggaattccagctgggCATCAGCCCCTGAGGAAACagtgttttgttgctttttctgtGGCTTTATTTCATTGCTGAGCCTCCCTGGGGTGGTTTGGAGCCCAGAGACCTGCCGGGGTCAACACCCCAAGGCAAAAACCTGGGGATGCTGAAGTGGggggaagcagctgctgcctgagctgcctTTTCCTAAGGAATGTGCTCAGGGCTGTTGCAGAATTGGGCCAAAACATTCTTTTCTGGTGAGAACTCTTGTTTTGCTCAGCACTGGGTGTGAGGCAAGCTCCAGGCCATGCTGTCACAGCAGAGATTTAGGGGATCACAGAATATGccgagctggaagggacccacaaggatgaTGGAAGTCCAAGCCCGACCCTCCCACTCCACCATGcctgcccccagcccttccACCCGCCTCACTTCTCCACCTCTCAGACAAACGGGACATTTTCAGAGGCTGAAGGTTTAGAGCTAAGCTGGGGCAGTTCAGGGTGAGCCGTGTCCCCTCTCAAGTCTCAGTTTTGCTGAGTATTCAACAGGAAACCTGTGTGAGAGGTGAGGGGTGGTCGCTGGGCTCCCCTGAGTCACTGCACGCTGCGGACCGGTGCTTTGGGctctctggttttattttggagCAACAGGAGGGAATTTGCTGGGAAGCAAGAAGCGGAGGGAGCGGACAGGCTGCCGAGGGGAACGCTTCCATCTCTCCCCTCATCGGGACGAGGGGCAGGTCCGCTCCTCCCTTGTTTTgctgtgctggacatcaaaTCAGCGCTGCTCCCCCGGTTCTTGTCCTCGCCTCGAAGCCAAAATGCCCCGAGGAGGAGACTCGCCAGGGCTGGGAAGCGCTGCCGGCGCCGTGCCTTCGCCATCAGCGCGGAGATGCTTTCGCAAAAAGGAGTTTTTGCTTCAGCAGCGCCCGGCTCGTCCCCGGCACCGGGCGCGGAGCCGAGCCCGGCACAGCCGCGCCGCCCGCTCGCACCTGCAGGCGCCTCGCTGGCACCGCGTCCCGGAGCCTGCGGGCACCGAGAGCGGGGCTGAGACCTTCCCCGAGCCGGGCaaagggctgggggtgctggggaaaggaaagggcaTCCCCAGCCCCGGGCGAGCACTCACTGCAGGTGGGCATCCCTGCCCGGGGCGCAGAGAGCGGCTGCACGGGGcccgggcggca
This genomic stretch from Taeniopygia guttata chromosome 21, bTaeGut7.mat, whole genome shotgun sequence harbors:
- the LOC101233106 gene encoding basic phospholipase A2 caudoxin — protein: MKLLSLLLFFLGLALASCNLAQFAVLIKQKTGKSPLAYNRYGCYCGWGGSKQPLDATDRCCHAHDCCYKKLVASGCSPKTATYKYTLKGKQITCGNGNSCQKQTCACDKKAVECFQRAASSYRKSYDNYPNSKCKGQTPSC